A genomic stretch from Halopiger aswanensis includes:
- a CDS encoding rhodanese-like domain-containing protein, with the protein MVEELTPETVRERIEQDDADEFDLIDVRDADAYDDGHLPGAEHVTIGELEDTVLDRDWADDVVVYCYVGKTSVQAARLIEEYGDAESVASMAGGYDAWEPLEAEAAD; encoded by the coding sequence ATGGTCGAGGAACTCACCCCCGAGACGGTCCGCGAACGCATCGAGCAGGACGACGCCGACGAGTTCGACCTGATCGACGTCCGCGACGCCGACGCCTACGACGACGGCCACCTCCCCGGCGCCGAGCACGTCACCATCGGGGAACTCGAGGACACCGTCCTCGACCGCGACTGGGCCGACGACGTGGTCGTCTACTGCTACGTCGGCAAGACGTCCGTTCAGGCCGCCAGACTCATCGAGGAGTACGGCGACGCCGAGTCCGTCGCGAGCATGGCCGGCGGCTACGACGCCTGGGAGCCGCTCGAAGCGGAAGCCGCGGACTGA